From one Formosa sediminum genomic stretch:
- a CDS encoding glycosyltransferase family 2 protein → MKIAIAILNWNGAKLLQEFLPAVITHSEGADLYVIDNASTDHSIDLIKTQFPTVNIILNSENGGYAKGYNDGLSQIAADVYCLLNNDIEVTANWLAPIYATFNAEPNTAIIQPKILDYKNKKYFEYAGAAGGFIDKYGYPFCRGRIFNTIEQDNGQYNSNLDIFWATGACLFIRENTFKALNGFDEAFFAHMEEIDLCWRAKNLNYNIKCIPETKVYHVGGATLHASNPNKTYLNFRNSLCMLVKNAARNIFITIIIRMLLDGLAGVQFLLQLKFKHFYAILRAHASFYSRLSSLLKQRKKLVQQPNYFKTRSIVWEYFVRKKQNFKIL, encoded by the coding sequence ATGAAAATTGCTATTGCCATTTTAAACTGGAATGGAGCTAAATTATTACAAGAATTTTTACCCGCAGTTATAACGCATTCCGAAGGAGCAGATTTATACGTTATAGATAATGCATCTACAGATCATTCTATAGATTTAATAAAAACCCAGTTCCCTACCGTAAATATTATTTTAAATTCAGAAAATGGTGGTTATGCTAAAGGTTACAACGACGGGCTTTCACAAATTGCAGCAGATGTATATTGTTTATTAAACAACGATATAGAAGTTACAGCAAATTGGCTAGCTCCTATTTATGCTACTTTTAATGCAGAGCCTAACACAGCCATTATACAACCCAAAATTTTAGATTATAAAAACAAAAAATATTTTGAATACGCTGGAGCTGCAGGTGGATTTATAGATAAATATGGTTATCCGTTTTGTCGTGGCCGTATATTTAATACTATAGAACAAGATAACGGACAATATAATTCTAACCTAGATATTTTTTGGGCAACCGGGGCTTGTTTATTTATTAGAGAAAACACCTTTAAAGCATTAAATGGTTTTGATGAAGCTTTCTTTGCGCATATGGAAGAAATTGATTTATGTTGGCGAGCAAAAAACTTAAATTACAACATTAAATGTATTCCAGAAACAAAAGTTTACCATGTTGGAGGTGCAACTTTACATGCTTCGAATCCTAACAAAACATATTTAAATTTTAGAAACAGTTTATGTATGTTAGTAAAAAATGCAGCAAGAAATATCTTTATCACAATTATAATAAGAATGCTATTAGACGGTTTGGCTGGCGTACAATTTTTATTACAGCTTAAATTTAAGCATTTTTACGCTATACTTCGAGCTCATGCAAGTTTTTATAGCCGATTATCAAGCCTATTAAAACAACGTAAAAAACTAGTACAACAACCTAATTATTTCAAAACAAGGTCTATTGTTTGGGAATATTTTGTAAGAAAAAAACAAAATTTTAAAATTTTATAA
- the holA gene encoding DNA polymerase III subunit delta, whose product MDEIKQLVADIKQKKLKPIYFLMGEESYYIDKLSDYIETHVLSEEEKGFNQMVLYGRDVTIEDIVGHAKRYPMMAEYQVIIVKEAQDLVRTIDKLADYAKHPQASTILVLNYKYKTLDKRKSVYKSIKKSGVIFESKKLYENQVADWIRRVLAPKSYTITPKASQMLVEFLGNDLSKINNELEKLQIILPKDSQITPEHIEENIGISKDYNNFELRKAIGARDVLKAQRIVKYFSENPKDNPMVVTVSLVFSFFSQLLQIHGLSDKNPRNIAQTIGVNPYFVNEYLTAVSNYPMRKVSTNIALLREFDVKSKGVGANAVPQGDLLKELLVHLMF is encoded by the coding sequence TTGGACGAGATAAAACAATTAGTTGCCGATATAAAGCAGAAAAAGTTAAAACCCATTTATTTTTTAATGGGCGAGGAGTCTTATTATATAGATAAACTTTCAGATTATATTGAAACCCATGTTTTAAGTGAAGAAGAAAAAGGATTTAACCAAATGGTTTTGTATGGCCGCGATGTTACAATTGAAGACATTGTTGGACATGCTAAACGTTATCCTATGATGGCCGAATATCAGGTTATTATAGTTAAAGAAGCTCAAGATTTAGTTAGAACTATAGATAAGTTAGCAGATTATGCTAAACATCCGCAAGCTTCTACCATATTGGTTTTAAATTATAAATATAAAACTTTAGACAAGCGTAAATCTGTATATAAGTCTATAAAGAAATCTGGTGTTATTTTTGAAAGCAAGAAACTTTACGAAAATCAGGTTGCAGATTGGATTCGTCGTGTACTGGCTCCAAAATCATATACGATTACTCCAAAAGCCTCGCAGATGTTAGTAGAGTTTTTAGGGAATGATTTAAGTAAAATTAATAACGAATTAGAGAAACTTCAAATAATCTTACCCAAAGACAGTCAGATAACGCCCGAGCATATTGAAGAAAACATTGGGATTAGTAAGGATTATAATAATTTTGAATTACGTAAAGCTATTGGAGCTCGAGATGTGTTAAAGGCACAACGTATTGTGAAGTATTTTTCAGAAAACCCTAAGGATAATCCTATGGTAGTAACCGTATCTTTAGTATTTAGCTTTTTTTCTCAGTTACTACAAATACATGGCTTGTCTGATAAGAACCCAAGAAATATAGCTCAAACTATTGGTGTTAATCCTTATTTTGTAAATGAGTATTTAACAGCGGTTTCTAATTATCCTATGAGAAAGGTAAGTACTAATATTGCCTTACTTCGCGAATTTGATGTGAAAAGTAAAGGCGTTGGTGCAAATGCAGTGCCTCAAGGCGATTTATTAAAGGAACTTTTGGTTCATTTAATGTTTTAG
- a CDS encoding type I restriction enzyme HsdR N-terminal domain-containing protein codes for MQELNFPKFSFRFKNSENKISIFDDIRKKFVILQPEEWVRQHCVHYLMQVKGYPKSLINVEKELIVNNLKKRYDIVIFNTNGSIHVIVECKAPKIKITQSTFDQIARYNLTLNASYLMVTNGLNHYYCQMDFEAEHYNFLKDIPNYNANCL; via the coding sequence ATGCAAGAACTAAACTTTCCGAAGTTTTCATTTCGATTCAAAAATAGCGAAAATAAAATTTCTATTTTTGATGATATTCGTAAAAAATTTGTGATTCTTCAACCCGAAGAATGGGTACGCCAACATTGTGTGCACTATTTGATGCAGGTGAAAGGTTACCCAAAATCTTTAATTAATGTTGAAAAAGAATTAATTGTAAACAACTTAAAAAAACGCTACGATATTGTTATTTTTAATACCAACGGAAGTATTCATGTTATTGTAGAATGTAAAGCCCCAAAAATTAAAATTACACAAAGTACATTCGACCAAATTGCACGGTATAATTTAACACTTAATGCCAGTTATTTAATGGTAACCAACGGATTAAATCATTACTATTGCCAAATGGATTTTGAAGCCGAACATTATAATTTCTTAAAAGATATTCCTAATTACAACGCCAATTGTTTATGA